Proteins encoded within one genomic window of Synechococcus sp. PCC 7335:
- a CDS encoding ribonuclease R family protein — protein MEFSIASLLANLSDDKLVAVKTLEKKLNCNTEEAVRDLHIALTALERTNVLEKSRGKYRKIENEDVIEGKLRCSSKGFCFAIQDEEGADDIYVRESQLNTAWNGDRVLVQVTKDGSRRRSPEGEVKLILERANESVLAKVKAAETAADKFKAIPLDDRLLFELDIAESEEDLSEAIDHLIHVEITRYPIAQHPPQGKVSRILGSDAEDAADVDIVYCKHDLPRIFSEEVFIAARGLPNRVRKSDIKGRVDLTEHAALTIDGSNAKVIDDAISLDITDDGYRRLGIHVSDVAHYVQPNDVIDRTARSRGMAVYLGDEIVPMLPPPIPNALCALVPDKDRLAISILITMDDDGQVLEYEIQPSVIQVSHQLTYDQAQAILVREEDEELEKLGFSPDDIEEFEPVMDLIDSLYQLSQEVKQRRHERGSFELNLPQHEFPPEAEELAEYLSPKFQYDDEGSFGAMVVSDHMPARIIVTEFMLLANQLVARHIKELGIPGLYRVHRTPELADVQELVKLANNMEIDLQLEDVEQVAPSDYRNFTEQFKASKSEKVLTYLLLATLKPALYSARPGPHFGLAIDDAYTHFASPVRRYPDLLVHRLLHAVFKHGRDRRSTRSKDRVNLRHSSCHGKINWSVLPPAVQQEMEEQLTRAPIKLTERERITQDAESDLEGLKKAAFMQAHTGEVFHGLITGVQSYGFFVELEELLVEGLVHVSSLKDDWYEYRSRQQKLVGRKNRQQYRLGDHVEVEVKSVDYYRQQIDLVAVGGGSEASEEDSELGEEE, from the coding sequence ATGGAATTTTCGATTGCGTCACTTTTAGCTAACTTATCTGATGATAAATTAGTTGCCGTCAAAACTTTAGAGAAAAAGCTCAACTGTAATACCGAAGAAGCAGTACGAGACTTGCACATAGCGCTCACCGCTCTAGAGCGCACCAACGTTTTAGAGAAGTCTCGTGGAAAGTATCGAAAAATAGAGAATGAAGATGTCATAGAAGGCAAGCTGAGGTGCTCTAGTAAAGGATTTTGCTTTGCGATTCAAGATGAGGAAGGTGCAGATGACATCTATGTACGAGAATCTCAGCTAAATACGGCCTGGAACGGCGATCGCGTTCTAGTCCAAGTTACTAAAGATGGCAGTAGACGACGTAGCCCCGAAGGCGAAGTTAAGCTGATATTAGAAAGAGCAAATGAGTCCGTTCTTGCCAAAGTAAAAGCGGCCGAAACGGCAGCAGACAAGTTTAAAGCGATTCCTCTAGATGACAGACTACTATTCGAACTAGATATTGCCGAAAGCGAAGAAGATCTGAGCGAAGCTATCGATCACCTGATTCACGTTGAAATCACCCGCTACCCAATTGCGCAACACCCACCGCAAGGTAAAGTTTCTCGAATTCTAGGCAGTGATGCTGAAGACGCAGCTGATGTAGATATTGTTTACTGCAAACACGATTTACCTCGGATCTTTTCAGAAGAAGTTTTCATAGCCGCACGTGGCCTACCTAATCGGGTTCGAAAGTCAGACATTAAAGGCCGTGTGGATCTAACAGAACATGCCGCGCTGACTATTGATGGATCAAATGCCAAGGTGATCGATGATGCGATTAGCCTAGATATCACAGACGATGGCTATCGTCGACTGGGCATTCATGTTTCTGATGTGGCGCACTATGTTCAGCCCAACGACGTCATTGATCGGACTGCTAGATCTAGAGGAATGGCAGTTTATCTTGGTGATGAAATTGTTCCAATGCTGCCACCACCCATTCCGAATGCGCTATGCGCGCTAGTTCCCGATAAGGACAGGCTGGCAATCTCTATATTGATCACGATGGATGACGATGGCCAGGTGCTTGAGTATGAGATTCAGCCTAGTGTCATCCAAGTGAGTCACCAGCTTACCTATGACCAAGCTCAGGCGATTTTAGTTCGAGAAGAGGACGAAGAGCTAGAAAAACTAGGATTCAGCCCTGACGACATCGAAGAATTCGAGCCAGTCATGGATCTAATTGACAGCTTGTATCAGCTATCTCAGGAGGTGAAGCAGCGCCGTCATGAGCGAGGCTCTTTTGAATTGAATCTACCTCAGCATGAGTTTCCCCCTGAAGCAGAAGAGCTAGCTGAATACCTTTCGCCTAAGTTTCAATACGACGACGAAGGTTCCTTTGGTGCGATGGTAGTCTCTGACCATATGCCCGCTAGGATCATCGTGACCGAATTTATGCTGCTGGCAAACCAACTGGTCGCAAGACACATCAAAGAGCTGGGCATTCCAGGACTCTATCGGGTTCACCGAACGCCAGAACTAGCTGATGTCCAAGAGCTAGTGAAGCTAGCTAATAATATGGAAATCGACCTTCAGCTAGAAGATGTCGAGCAGGTAGCTCCCAGTGACTACAGAAATTTTACTGAGCAGTTCAAAGCCTCTAAGTCTGAGAAGGTATTAACTTATCTGCTGTTGGCTACTTTGAAGCCCGCTTTGTATAGCGCTCGGCCCGGTCCTCACTTTGGCTTGGCTATCGATGATGCCTATACGCATTTTGCCTCCCCCGTACGGCGCTATCCAGATCTGCTAGTTCATCGCCTGCTGCACGCAGTCTTCAAACACGGGCGCGATCGCCGCTCTACTCGATCTAAAGACCGCGTCAATCTTCGTCACAGCTCTTGCCACGGTAAGATTAACTGGAGTGTCTTGCCGCCTGCTGTTCAGCAGGAGATGGAAGAACAGCTCACACGTGCTCCAATTAAGCTGACCGAACGCGAACGGATCACTCAAGATGCCGAATCAGATCTAGAAGGATTGAAAAAAGCAGCCTTTATGCAGGCGCACACAGGTGAGGTTTTCCATGGTCTGATTACTGGCGTACAGTCCTATGGGTTCTTTGTGGAATTAGAAGAGCTACTAGTAGAGGGACTGGTCCATGTCAGCTCGCTAAAAGATGATTGGTATGAGTATCGCTCTAGGCAGCAGAAGCTGGTAGGTCGGAAAAATCGTCAGCAGTATCGACTGGGCGATCACGTTGAAGTCGAAGTCAAAAGTGTTGACTACTACCGGCAGCAAATTGACCTTGTTGCTGTTGGAGGTGGTAGCGAAGCTAGTGAAGAGGACAGCGAACTTGGCGAAGAAGAATAG
- a CDS encoding flavin prenyltransferase UbiX codes for MIYAIRTLKHLLSAGYSVELVASRASQQVWQQEHGTPMPTNTDQQQDWWRKQADVPIAGELRCHAWGNVGASIASGSYRARGMIVIPCSMSTVGKLASGLSSDLLERAADVQIKEGRPLIVVPRETPFSLIHLRNLTALAEAGVRIVPAIPAWYHQPQTIDDLVDFVVARALDQLAIDCVPLRRWKGK; via the coding sequence ATGATCTACGCCATCCGCACCCTAAAGCACCTACTTAGCGCTGGTTATTCCGTTGAACTAGTTGCATCACGGGCCTCACAGCAAGTTTGGCAGCAAGAGCACGGTACGCCGATGCCTACCAATACAGACCAACAGCAAGACTGGTGGCGAAAGCAGGCCGATGTTCCTATCGCTGGCGAATTGCGCTGCCATGCATGGGGAAATGTTGGGGCAAGCATTGCCAGTGGTTCCTATCGGGCACGCGGTATGATTGTAATACCCTGTAGCATGAGCACAGTCGGCAAGCTGGCATCGGGCCTGAGCTCAGATCTGCTAGAGCGGGCAGCAGATGTACAGATCAAAGAAGGCCGTCCGCTGATCGTGGTTCCAAGAGAGACGCCCTTTAGCCTGATCCATCTACGCAACTTGACCGCACTAGCTGAGGCTGGCGTTCGAATTGTGCCAGCTATACCCGCCTGGTATCATCAGCCGCAGACTATCGATGACCTAGTTGACTTTGTAGTCGCTAGAGCCCTAGATCAGCTTGCTATCG